In Dromaius novaehollandiae isolate bDroNov1 chromosome 13, bDroNov1.hap1, whole genome shotgun sequence, the genomic window TGAAGCAGGGGTCATACAATGGTCTGCTCTGTGCCCCTTCCTCTATCCTTCCTCCCTAACCTCTGCCTCTTTTTGTGTGCCCCACCTCAGCCCATGCCTTTGATGGCTCCCTGTCTGCTTGGGTTAGCTGTGTGCCCCACACCCCTTCCTTGATGCCTCCTGTGGGTGCTGTTGTGCCCCTCTGAGGGGCCCCAGCTCTTGCCCAGCTCTGAGGAGAGCTGCCTGCCTCTTACAGCCCCACTGAGCAGCAGGGCCTTTGGCTGTTGGGCTCTAAACCTAGAGGGACTGGGGACTGCAGCCTGGGGGAACCTTCTCACTCGCAGTCTCCTACAGAACATCATCCACAGCTCGGAGCCACTGGGGGATGAGATGGCCCATTACCTGTATGTGCTGCAGTCCATCAGCCTCAACCTGCACGAGCGCCGCATGAGGACCCCCATGGATCCCTATTCACAGGTCTGGGAGCACTCTTCTTGCGGGTCTGGCCCCCTGCTCTGTCCtactccctctctccctctccctgatGCTGCTGCCCTGAATGGAACTTTCTCTTCCACCTGTGGAAGTGGAGGCGGATAAAGATTTGCCTTTGGGGTGTGTTCCTTTCCCGATAGATTTCATTGTTCGTTTTAGTCCTGTGAGAACCTGCTTCCCCGGGCTTGCTGGCATCCCTTctctctgctctccctgcagGAACAGCGGGAGCTCCTCCAGTCGCTGCGCCAAACTGCCTTTGAGTCGGAGAGCGAGACGCCCACCGGCAACTTCAGCACTGAGCGCCGGCGCTCCCTGTGTGCCAAGGAGTTCCGCAAGCTGGGCTTTGTGGTGCGTCTGCCCCGTGCCCCCACACTGTCCACACACCTGTCCTACCACCTGGCCTTGCTGGGGCCTTCCAACATCTTCCCTGGGCCTGGTATCCCTGTTGGTCCCACTGGGCTGCCGTGCGGGACCTCCTTTCTGCTCCCTCAGCACCACTAAACAGTGAGTGCCGCAGAGCTGCCGTGCACTGCAGAGACCGTTAGTACTGTCCTTTGCTTTAGTTGCAGTCCTTGTTTTGAAGAGCAAATCCCTGggctgcagcggggggggggggctttgctGCTTGGAGAAGAAAGCAGTTGCTAAATTGCATCCTTTTGTGTCCTCAGAACAACAGCAACCCAGCACAGGACCTGTACCGTGCGCCCCCAGGACTCCTCGCCCTCGACAACATGGTGTACTTCTCCAGGCATACCCCCAATGCCTACAGCAGGGTGAGTTCTGTCACATGGAGAATTCTCTGGCAGAGAGGTGCTCGTGGATCTCCTCTTTCTCGGACCAGTCCTTGGCCAGACCCAGGCTGGAATACCGCTGCCTCTTGAGCTGGTGTCCTAGTGTTGCCCTGTTTGACTTTCAAAATGCGTCTGAGCCCTTCCTGAGGATAGGAGCCAGCCATTTGAGGCTGATGGCACTCCACTAAAGGGCCGCTGTATGTTTTAATATTTGCTTACAGCTTGGTTTCCAGGTCTAGTCTGAGTCTAAGCAGATCTGGGCAATTTGGGCAAAACCAGTCAGTGAATGCAGAGTATTAGCCACACTCTGACTCGTTCTgcctctgctcagctccagcactGAGGCAGGAGGATGAGGAGACTGGGGCTGGTTTTCAAGGAGAAGCTAAATACTTTTGTTAGGTGGGGACAGCTCAACTAGAAGGTGCAGAAGGAGCACGGGGAGTCCAAGCCCTGTATTGCTGGGACACCGCTCTGATTCTGTGGTGTGTGTAATGTGAGGCAATGACCTTTTCCTCCAGTTTGTCCTTGAGAACAGCAGTCGTGAAGACAAACATGAATGCCCATTTGCTCGGAGCAGCATCCAGCTCACCCTGATCCTCTGCGAGATCCTGCACGTGGGAGAGCCATGTATGTGTGTGCTCCAGCTCACCCCtctccttgccctgctgcctcctggctggcagGAGTGAGGGCAGGCGTGGTGCCGTGGCTGGGGGGCTGTGTACATGCCTGCCCAGCAGGGCACCAGGCTCCAGTGTGGCTGAcgctgggggaaggggaggtaGGGCTGGGAGATATCTGGGTTCTCCTGGATACTGAAATTCCCTGGAAAAATTGGGGAGTCTGGCATCATCTGTCCTTCTCACTGCAGGCTCGGAGACGGCTCAGGCCTTTTACCCTATGTTCTTCGGGCAGGACCATTTCTTCGAAGAGCTCTTCTGCATCTGCATCCAGCTGGTGAACAAGACCTGGAAGGAGATGCGTGCTACCCAGGAGGACTTTGACAAGGTGAATGGGGATGTTAGGGCCGTGGATGGGAGCCAGGGccacagggtgtgtgtgtgttcagggGCTCTGGGGAACATCGCCAGGCTAGGAGTGActccctgcaccccccccagGTGCTGCAGGTGGTGCGGGAGCAGATTACCAGAACCCTGTCCCTCAAGCCCACCTCCCTGGAGCTCTTCAAGACCAGAGTGAATGTGCTGAACTACAGCGAGATCCTCAAGCTGCGTCAGACGGAGCGGCTGCACCAGGAGGAGACGCTGGCCGTGCCCGTGCTGTGAGTGGGGtgtgggcagggagctggagctgtgaCAGGGCCGTGCTGCTCCAGGCAGGGAGTCTTGGGCAGGGCCGCAAACCCTACCTGTGGTGGGAGGGAGAttctgtggggctgggaaggccCTTGGAGAGGTGGTGGGTCAGTGCTGGAGAGTCCATGCTCCTCTCCTTCTGGCTCTTGGCCCAGAGAGTTGCGTGAGAGGCTGAAGCCTGAACTCCTGGAACTGATACGACAGCAGCGTCTGCTGCGTCTCTGTGAGGGCACCCTCTTCCGCAAGATCAGCAGCCGTCGCAGGCAGGGTAAGTGTCAGCCCAGTGCCTGTTACCTGGACGGGGTgccagggtgggagcagaggCCGAAAAAGTGTCCACTTTCCTTGCCACAGGAGAAGCCACAATTAACTGTGGCCATTTCTGTGGCAGGCAGTGTGCTAGGCTCTCAAAAAGGCTGGGTCAGGCTGAACTGCATGGTGCCTGGGTTGGGGGGCTGGGAACACAGGTGTGTGAGTGGGGGGCTACTCCATTCACCTGGAGACTGGGCACTCAGCTGGGGGCTGAGCATATCCCTACGGCCTTTCTGCTGCAGATAAGCTCTGGTACTGCCGCCTGTCTCCCAACCACAAGGTGCTGCACTATGGGGATGTGGAGGAGGGGGTGCAGTCTCCCCCTATTGAGAGCCTGCCGGAAAAAAGTAGGTGAtggtggaagagagaaagaaaagggggggggaagggaggaaggcagggaagggaagggatccTCCTTCACACCGAAACTCCAAAGTGCTGAGGATGCCAGAGGGAGGGAACTGCCCCCCCTGCCCAGGTGCTGCATGTTTGACCAAGTACCTACACGTGCTGCGGGGCTGGTGGCTGTGGCAGTTCAGACCAGGGCTGGCTGGCTCTGGAAAGAGCACTGCAGGGCAGCTTGAGCTCTCCTGAGTGGCATACGGGTGTGAGACCCCTTGCTCGGACTCCACTGAGCTCTGAGCACCAGGGACCCCCCATGGTGTGGGGGCAGATTGCTTCCTGCCACTGCCAACAGCATCTCCATGGCCTTTCCTTACTGAAACTGGCCCAGAGCCTGTTCTGAGCCCAGATGTCCTTTTGGGTCTGTGGCTAATTGCCCTGTCTCCTTACACTGCTGGTCCAAGAGGTCTGCAGTGGCCTGGGGTCCCTGCCCGGGGCAGCAGTTTTGTGGGTAAGGAGGGAGAACAGTAGGCACTCACAGCTCCTATGCGTGCCCCAGTTCCCGTGGCAGACATGAAGGCACTGCTTGTTGGAAAGGAGTGTCCACACACGAAGGAGAAGAGCTCTGGGAAGCAGAACAAGGTCAGCACCACCCCCTACCCCGCACAGTGCAGAGGACCCAGcatgcttccctccctcctccctgtgcACACTGGACTGCACTCTCCCACCCGCTTTGCACCTACCACGTACCACCCTGTACCCAGACGTGTCCTGAGGTACAGCTGTCCTTGGCAGCTGGCCAGGATCCAGGACTAACTGTCCACTTCCAAAACCTAGAGGCCTCTGAAGGAGATGTGGAGATGGGCTACCGTGTGGCAGGTTTTGGCCTGTCTAGATGGGGGGAGATTGGAGGCATGTTGGGTCTTCTGGGTCACACAGGAAGAGGCTGGGAAGGTAGctcctgctgtgacctccacTAGGGCAGAGCACGTCCAGCAGAGAAGCCAAGGAAGCCTTTTTTGCCAACCCCTGTGCTTTTCCTGCAGGATGTCCTGGAACTTGCCTTCTCCATTGTGTATGATGTGGAAGAATACTGTCTGAACTTCATTGCCCCCACACGGTATGAGGTGAGCTCCGAGGGCCAGGGGTGCTCAAAGGCATGCTGTAGCCAGATGCCCTTGCTAGGGGGAGAGCAGACAAGGAAGGGCTCATCTTTTTTCTCCCAGCCTTGGAAAAGGGGGCCtgctgcaaagtgctttgagCACTGTGGTTCTCAAAGGTGCCATGTGCACTCAGCAAGACAGAGGAGAGAAGGGGCTGAGGCAGGTAAACTGGCAGTTGCTAGCTTTGCCCTGGATTTGGACACCAAAGGGTGATTTGTGACACTGGGAGAGGAAGCACCCACTCCTGCCCTCCACTGCATAGCCCAGAGGAACTGGGATTCCCTGGCATCCAGCTAGTGTCCCAGCTAATGCCAAAGGGACAGTAACTCCTTTGTGCGTGTGGCTGAGGCCTCAGAGGAATGCGAGAACTGCCGCTCTCCAGCTGGCTGCGAGATTTGGGGATGAACAAAGACCCAGCCTGGCTGGGAAGGTCACACATGGAGCTCAGAGGCTGACACTGGCTTGAGGATGGGCTGTGGAAGCAGGGGTAAGTGGCCGGGGGAGGGTAGGGCTGAGGCCATATGCTGGAAAGCAAGCTGATGCCTTCTCTGACTGGAAAGACAGGCAGATGCTAGTCCCCCCAGGGCAGCACTGCATGTCAGACATGCCACTGGGCTTCCCCAGGGCTCTGGGCCAGGCTCCGCATGGCTGGAAGCTCAGTGCATGGTGGCAAGGGagaaaaaagcattgtttttagCTGCATTACTCTGCTGGAGCGTGGGCGGACAGTTCTTAGAGGCTGGGGTCAAGCTGCCCTTAGTCTAGGTGAGGGCAGGGTGAGAGTGGCATGGTGAAGGAAGTATGGGGAAGGAGGAACTCAGTGCAGGGCTGCTCTGGATGCATGGCCTGGGGTGGGTGCTGTGGCAGCCACACAGATGGAGAGAGGGATTCCCTTATCACCTGACAGGTGCTGGAAATGCCTGTTCTTTGCTCCCCCAGTTCTGCCTCTGGACAGATGGGCTGAACATGCTCCTGGGCAAGGAGATGACGAGTGAGCGAACACAGACAGATCTTGATGTCTTGCTGTCGATGGAACTCAAGCTGCGGCTCCTGGACCTGGAGAACATCAGCATCCCTGACACTGCCCCTCCTGTCCCAAAGCCCCCCAGCAACTTAAACTTCTGCTATGACTTCAGCCATGCAGAGCAGTGAGTTCCTGCATCCCTCCCTGTGCCCTACTCCCCTGCCCCTCTCTTTCCTCTACAGGCTGCCCTCTTTGGCTCTGAGGTGGTCGGAGCTGGAATCATTTTGCTGTCTGCCAACAGCAAAACACTTCCTCCAAGCTCTGTCCTCCATTCCTGCCCAAAGGGATGAGCCCAGGTGCTGGATGGTGGCCTGTGCTGTCTGTCCCCTTCCTGTGTACAACAGGTTGTGAGCAAGCAGGGTGGTCTGTCTCCTCTTCCACACCTCCTACTTGCCCAGCCTGAGCTCACCAGGACCCCAGAGCAAACTCCCCACCCCTCTTCACCTGTGCCCTGATCTCCCATGAGAGCACAGGGCTCAGCCACTGAGCTTCAGGCTCCTGCACTTACCATGCTACTGTTAAATGGAGGCTGGCAACTTGTCTGCTTTGCTCCCCTGCCATGGGCAGGTGAGATGAAGCACCTTCCAGACAGCTGAGCCCTTCTGTGCTGGTGCTGCCCACCCCCACTTTGCTGCAGTCAGGCTCTGGGAAGAGGGCAAGGAAGCCAGCAGGAATAAAGGTACAGGTAGGTGTAAGGCTGTGACAGTGTGGGGACAGCATTACAAAGGTACAAGTCTGCACAGCCTGACCCTCCCCATAACAGCACCTCAGGGTAGAGACTCCCTTTTGGAGAAGAAAGGggtgagaaaagaagaaaacaccacTATTAAAGCTTGGTGACCAGATGGCATTCTCCCACAGGGTCAGTGTCATGTGATTACCCAGGCGGGCCACGGCCCTTACGCAGCAGGGGAGCTTATGGACAGAGCAGGATCCTAGCACCAAATGGGTCGACTGATGGGCCGGTCACTTATGCACTGCAAATTTTCTGCTGAACCCATCTCTCCTCCCATCCCTTCTGCAAGTGCTCCCAGAGGTCAGTTAGGACACAAGTCCCTTCTCCCCAGCAGAATCTGAAATGGTCACAGGCTTATCGCCACTGTGCCTAATGCAGCAGGGAGATCCCCAGTCTGCCCTTGCTGCACAGCACTGAGATGCTTGTGCGAATCCTGGTGCCTTCCCCCACGTTGGCAGATACTTGCACACTTCAGCCATGCTGCTGCACCACTGCAATACAAGCTACCTCCTCTATGGCCCCAAACATCTCCCACCCTGGTGCCCCTACTGTTAACGGTACCCTGGTGCCCTGTGCCTCCTTGTGCCTGTACAGCTTTTCCAAGGGCTGTTTACAATAAGGGATTAGCCTGTGAGCCTATGACTGTCTAAGCACTGTAACCACGCATTGCTGGGGTGGCATGGGCTGTGACTGCGCCTCCACCGCCTGCGTATTTGGACAATAAACACTTGTGAAGAACTCAGCACTGTGTCCTTCTAAAAGATTTGGGGAATGGGTCAGGCTGAATGCAGGCAGAAAGGCCAGGGCCACAGTGGGAGGGTGAGACAGGGGCTGTGTTGTAGAGCTGGACAAGGTGCAGCATCAtgctctgccctcctgcctgcacgCACCAGAAGAGAACCACACTAACAGACTGTTTCTTGAAGAACAGCGTGTTGGGCAGCATCCAGGATGCCAGACATGCATTTGGAAAACACTGCTTCCTGCATTGCAGGCACAAGCTGGGGAGGATAAAGTGAGGCCGTCTGGAAAGCTGCAGCACAGTGCTTTAAGCATCCTGTAGGATGGCTGTCAGGAAGATTTCATTCCTACTGCTGAGTGGAGGAGCAGGCAAGGAGTCAGGTCACCTCAGAGCAAGGTGGCTATGGGGCTACAGCTAAGACTTACTAGGCTGGAAAGGGCATTAGGAGCACTGCAGATTGCCCCAGGTTGATCTGAAGGCAGGGCACCATGACATTCCTGTCTTCCACAGGGATGTTAGGGCCTCCAGTCCAGCACACGGGATCCTGCAGGCTAATGGTCTCTGGTATACTGTAGCTCTTCTCTCTGTCTTGCATATCAGCCAGAGCCATAAAATACTTCCATCTTTGAGCAGGAGGCCATAGTGAGAAGCCATTTCCTAGCTGTGCTATGCAGCAGTGCCCCAGCATAGCCTGGTGGGGCAAGCTGAGGGAG contains:
- the ELMO3 gene encoding engulfment and cell motility protein 3 isoform X1, translated to MAPPKDVVKIAIQMVGAIPQLIELQQSKPLASVLKDICDVWSLPNAERYALQYADGRQTYITESNRGEIKNGSILWLTTSPDQEAEGLYNGIQSNNLDVKSDSLKRLASLSQDVTFAQEFINRNGLKQIFSIVEEGNDVGEILAHTLKAFMELMEHDFVSWETLSAAFIKKIVSYVNMNAMDASVQQLSLSILENMVPSSRLLFELVRKEVTVDRLLTHLQVTNIQLQLKAMALLIALLLAATDAERRDMMDYLRERNVRQFIHKNIIHSSEPLGDEMAHYLYVLQSISLNLHERRMRTPMDPYSQEQRELLQSLRQTAFESESETPTGNFSTERRRSLCAKEFRKLGFVNNSNPAQDLYRAPPGLLALDNMVYFSRHTPNAYSRFVLENSSREDKHECPFARSSIQLTLILCEILHVGEPCSETAQAFYPMFFGQDHFFEELFCICIQLVNKTWKEMRATQEDFDKVLQVVREQITRTLSLKPTSLELFKTRVNVLNYSEILKLRQTERLHQEETLAVPVLELRERLKPELLELIRQQRLLRLCEGTLFRKISSRRRQDKLWYCRLSPNHKVLHYGDVEEGVQSPPIESLPEKIPVADMKALLVGKECPHTKEKSSGKQNKDVLELAFSIVYDVEEYCLNFIAPTRYEFCLWTDGLNMLLGKEMTSERTQTDLDVLLSMELKLRLLDLENISIPDTAPPVPKPPSNLNFCYDFSHAEQ
- the ELMO3 gene encoding engulfment and cell motility protein 3 isoform X2: MAPPKDVVKIAIQMVGAIPQLIELQQSKPLASVLKDICDVWSLPNAERYALQYADGRQTYITESNRGEIKNGSILWLTTSPDQEAEGLYNGIQSNNLDVKSDSLKRLASLSQDVTFAQEFINRNGLKQIFSIVEEGNDVGEILAHTLKAFMELMEHDFVSWETLSAAFIKKIVSYVNMNAMDASVQQLSLSILENMVPSSRLLFELVRKEVTVDRLLTHLQVTNIQLQLKAMALLIALLLAATDAERRDMMDYLRERNVRQFIHKNIIHSSEPLGDEMAHYLYVLQSISLNLHERRMRTPMDPYSQEQRELLQSLRQTAFESESETPTGNFSTERRRSLCAKEFRKLGFVNNSNPAQDLYRAPPGLLALDNMVYFSRHTPNAYSRDHFFEELFCICIQLVNKTWKEMRATQEDFDKVLQVVREQITRTLSLKPTSLELFKTRVNVLNYSEILKLRQTERLHQEETLAVPVLELRERLKPELLELIRQQRLLRLCEGTLFRKISSRRRQDKLWYCRLSPNHKVLHYGDVEEGVQSPPIESLPEKIPVADMKALLVGKECPHTKEKSSGKQNKDVLELAFSIVYDVEEYCLNFIAPTRYEFCLWTDGLNMLLGKEMTSERTQTDLDVLLSMELKLRLLDLENISIPDTAPPVPKPPSNLNFCYDFSHAEQ